The proteins below come from a single Drosophila kikkawai strain 14028-0561.14 chromosome 3R, DkikHiC1v2, whole genome shotgun sequence genomic window:
- the LOC108073520 gene encoding voltage-dependent anion-selective channel-like — translation MAPPSYSDLGKQARDIFSKGYNFGLWKLDPKTKTSSGIEFNTAGHSNQESGKVFGSLETKYKVKDYGLTLTEKWNTDNTLFTEVAVQDQLLEGLKLSLEGNFAPQSGNKSGKFKVAYGHENVKADSDVNIDLKGPLINASAVLGYQGWLAGYQSAFDTQQSKLTTNNFALGYATKDFVLHTAVNDGQEFSGSIFQRTSDKLDVGVQLSWASGTSNTKFAIGAKYQLDDDASVRAKVNNASQVGLGYQQKLRDGITLTLSTLVDGKNFNAGGHKIGVGLELEA, via the coding sequence ATGGCTCCTCCATCATACAGCGATTTGGGCAAGCAGGCTCGCGACATCTTCAGCAAAGGCTACAACTTCGGCCTGTGGAAGCTCGATCCGAAGACCAAGACCTCGTCGGGCATCGAGTTCAACACAGCCGGACACTCCAACCAGGAGTCTGGCAAGGTCTTCGGCTCCCTGGAGACCAAGTACAAGGTCAAGGACTATGGCCTGACCCTCACTGAGAAGTGGAACACAGACAACACGCTGTTCACCGAGGTCGCTGTCCAGGATCAGCTGCTCGAGGGTCTGAAGCTTTCCCTGGAGGGTAACTTTGCCCCCCAGTCTGGCAACAAGAGCGGCAAGTTCAAGGTGGCCTACGGCCATGAGAATGTCAAGGCCGATTCCGATGTCAACATTGACCTGAAGGGCCCCTTGATCAACGCCTCTGCCGTGCTTGGCTACCAGGGATGGTTGGCCGGCTACCAGAGCGCATTTGACACACAGCAGTCCAAGCTGACCACCAACAACTTTGCCCTTGGCTATGCCACCAAGGACTTTGTCTTGCACACAGCTGTCAACGATGGCCAGGAGTTCAGCGGCTCTATCTTCCAGCGCACTTCGGACAAGCTGGATGTGGGTGTGCAGCTGTCGTGGGCCAGCGGCACCAGCAACACCAAGTTCGCCATCGGCGCTAAATACCAGCTGGACGATGATGCCAGCGTGCGCGCCAAGGTGAACAACGCTAGCCAGGTTGGATTGGGCTACCAGCAGAAGCTGCGCGATGGCATCACTCTGACCTTGTCCACGCTGGTCGATGGCAAGAACTTCAATGCCGGCGGCCACAAGATCGGTGTTGGTCTGGAGCTGGAGGCCTAA